Within Caproicibacterium argilliputei, the genomic segment CATGAACACGGGAATGTATGAAAATCCCGTCACGCAGGAGAATCTGGACAAGCTGCGGCATTACGGCTGGACAGTTGTGGAGCCTGCCTGCGGTCGCCTGGCCTGCGGCGACACTGGCGCCGGAAAATTCCCGGAGCCTGCGGTGCTAGTCGAGTATGTGCTGCAGCAGCTTGCCGAGGAAAAGGACATGGCGGGCCTGCGCGTTTTGGTGACTGCCGGGCCAACGCAGGAGGCACTGGACCCCGTGCGTTTTCTCACCAATCATTCCACCGGAAAAATGGGGACTGCGCTTGCCGTAAATGCCGCCCGCCGCGGCGCGCAGGTCACTTTGGTCACCGGCCCCACCGCGCTGGAACCGCCGCCGTTTGTACACACGATTCCGGTTCGCTCCGCCGCTGAAATGTTTGACGCCGTTACAGCCGCCGCTCCGCAGCAAGATTTTTTGGCTTTTTCCGCCGCCGTTGCCGACTATCGTCCGGCACAGACCGCCACGGAAAAAATCAAAAAAAGCGCCGGCGCGCTGCCGGCCATCCCCTTGGCTCCCACAAAGGATATCCTGCAGTATGTGGGTGACCACAAGCTTTCGCATCAGCTGCTGTGCGGTTTTTCCATGGAAACGTGCGACCTGCTCGAAAATTCGAGAAAAAAACTTCAAAAAAAGCACGCGGATTTAATTGCCGCCAACAGCCTGAAAATAGAAGGAGCCGGATTCGGCGCCGACACCAACGTGCTAACACTGCTGACCAAAGACGGCGCCGAAGCGCTGCCAAAACTGAGCAAATATGAAGCGGCCGGCAGGATTTGGTCTGCTCTGCTGCATTTGCGCCGCACATAATCCTTTCTTTTTGACGCATTCTATTGTCATATCCAAAAATAAAAGAGGTGTATGACAATGACGAATCTGAAATGTTCCGTTACGGAATGCATCAACAACAGTTCCCGCAACTGCTGCCGCCCCGACATCATGGTTGGCGGCAAGTCAGCCTGCGGCTGTGAGCAAACCTGCTGTGCCGACTTTGAACAGAAAAGCGGCTCTGACAGTGCACAGAACAGTTGCGGCTGCTCCAGTCCCAATCCGCAGCTGCACATTCGCTGCGAAGCGGAAAAGTGTATTTACAACCAACAGGGCGAGTGCAGTGCAGATGATGTAGCGGTGCGCGGCTCTAACTGCCAGAATGCAACCTGTAAGTCTGAAACAGAATGCGGCACATTTAAAATGCGGTAAATCCGCTGAAAAAGGGCTGTTCTATGTCTTGTGAAAACGACACAGAACAGCCTTTTTGTAATGGACAGCCATCAGTTCACCTGAAGCTGCCCCAGCACCTCTCCCACCGGCGCGTGCAGCACCAGGTCTGCCTCGCTGTCCGCAGAAGTGGGCGTGCGGTTAATGAGCACCAGACGCCTGCCGCTGTAGTAGCGGATTAAGCCCGCCGCCGGATACACCACCAGCGAAGTTCCCGCCACAATCAGCATATCCGCGTGCTCAATGGCCTGCACGGCGGCCTCTAAAATCTCCTGGTTCAGCCCCTCCTCATACAGCACCACGTCCGGCTTGATAATTCCGCCGCAGGGGCACCGCGGGATTCCGATACTGTTCAGGACTGCCTCCTCCGGGTACTCCTTTCCGCACGATTCACAGAAATTGCGCAGAACACTGCCGTGCAGTTCCAGAACCTGCTTGCTGCCGGCTGCCTGATGCAGACCGTCTATGTTCTGCGTAACCACGGCGGTCAGCTTTCCTGCCCGCTCCAGCTCTGCCAGCTTTTTATGTGCGACATTCGGTTTAGCCTGCGGATAAAGCATCTTGTCCCGGTAAAAGTCAAAAAAAGCCGTTGTGTGCTGCCGGTAAAAGGTGTGGCTCAGCATGGTTTCCGGCGGATAGGGATACTTCTGGTTGTAAAGTCCGTCAGTGCTGCGAAAATCCGGAATTCCGCTTTCTGTGGAAACACCTGCCCCGCCGAAAAACACAACCTTGCTGCTTGCATCCAGCATTCTCTGCAATTGCGCAATCTGTTCCATGGCATTCCCTTCTTTCTGCCTTTATCTTAGCGCGTTTTGTCCGGAACAGCAAGACCCCCGCTTGTTTTCCGGTACCCGCCTGTGCTATACTGAACTCATCACAGACATAGGGAGGCGGGCGCATGGCAAAATTTCCGAAGCAGGCTGATAATATTCTGCACACCCTGCTCCTTACAATTGCACTTTTGATGACGTTCCTGGGGATTTTGTGGAAACTTCATCTCATCGGCTGACTCTTCGGAGCAAGAACGGGCAGCAAAAGATCTGATTGACCGGCTGCATACGGACAATCCGGCGCAGTGATTACCCGCCCGAATCAAGCTTGGTTCATTGACATCACTTATATCAAATTACGCCACGGATTTGTCTATCTGACCGCAATCATTCTTGGCGGTACGGGTCACGTAGCAAAACAATTTGAAAATATCAAGTTCATTAAATCTTGGTCTGCTTTTTATCTTGACAATCGAGCCACTATACCGCCGCGCTCCGGC encodes:
- the coaBC gene encoding bifunctional phosphopantothenoylcysteine decarboxylase/phosphopantothenate--cysteine ligase CoaBC; this encodes MLLQNKTILLGVTGSIAAYKAAALASKLTQQGAAVHTLLTKSGAQFVTPVTFEGVTGHKCVTDTFDRNFSYSVEHVALAKQADLVLVAPATANSIAKLANGLADDMLTTTVLACRCPKMIAPAMNTGMYENPVTQENLDKLRHYGWTVVEPACGRLACGDTGAGKFPEPAVLVEYVLQQLAEEKDMAGLRVLVTAGPTQEALDPVRFLTNHSTGKMGTALAVNAARRGAQVTLVTGPTALEPPPFVHTIPVRSAAEMFDAVTAAAPQQDFLAFSAAVADYRPAQTATEKIKKSAGALPAIPLAPTKDILQYVGDHKLSHQLLCGFSMETCDLLENSRKKLQKKHADLIAANSLKIEGAGFGADTNVLTLLTKDGAEALPKLSKYEAAGRIWSALLHLRRT
- a CDS encoding DUF1540 domain-containing protein, producing MTNLKCSVTECINNSSRNCCRPDIMVGGKSACGCEQTCCADFEQKSGSDSAQNSCGCSSPNPQLHIRCEAEKCIYNQQGECSADDVAVRGSNCQNATCKSETECGTFKMR
- a CDS encoding NAD-dependent protein deacylase, whose protein sequence is MEQIAQLQRMLDASSKVVFFGGAGVSTESGIPDFRSTDGLYNQKYPYPPETMLSHTFYRQHTTAFFDFYRDKMLYPQAKPNVAHKKLAELERAGKLTAVVTQNIDGLHQAAGSKQVLELHGSVLRNFCESCGKEYPEEAVLNSIGIPRCPCGGIIKPDVVLYEEGLNQEILEAAVQAIEHADMLIVAGTSLVVYPAAGLIRYYSGRRLVLINRTPTSADSEADLVLHAPVGEVLGQLQVN